Proteins found in one Litorihabitans aurantiacus genomic segment:
- the rnhA gene encoding ribonuclease HI: protein MSETRQDVEIWTDGACKGNPGPGGWGALLRADDREKELWGGEAATTNNRMELTAVIEALRALKRPCAVVLHVDSTYVMQGMSSWIVGWKKNGWRTAAKKPVKNDDLWRALDEEVGRHDVRWVWVKGHAGDPGNERADQLANRGVAEL, encoded by the coding sequence GTGAGCGAGACGCGGCAGGACGTGGAGATCTGGACCGACGGGGCCTGCAAGGGCAACCCGGGCCCGGGCGGGTGGGGCGCGCTGCTGCGGGCCGACGACCGTGAGAAGGAGCTGTGGGGCGGCGAGGCCGCGACGACGAACAACCGGATGGAGCTGACCGCCGTCATCGAGGCGCTGCGGGCGCTGAAGCGGCCGTGCGCCGTGGTGCTGCACGTGGACTCGACGTACGTGATGCAGGGCATGTCCAGCTGGATCGTGGGGTGGAAGAAGAACGGGTGGCGCACGGCGGCGAAGAAGCCCGTGAAGAACGACGACCTGTGGCGGGCGCTCGACGAGGAGGTCGGGCGGCACGACGTGCGCTGGGTGTGGGTCAAGGGCCACGCCGGCGACCCCGGGAACGAGCGGGCCGACCAGCTGGCGAACCGGGGCGTCGCCGAGCTCTGA
- the hemL gene encoding glutamate-1-semialdehyde 2,1-aminomutase, translating to MNSPVRAYGSVGGTPRFVSRAAGAHVTDVAGRSYVDLVCSWGPALLGHAHPEVVAAVQEAASRGLSFGAPTHGETELAEAIVARLDVGGRRALERVRLVSTGTEATMTAIRLARGATDRPLVVKFAGHYHGHSDGLLAEAGSGVATQGLPGSAGIPAEVAAQTLVLPYNDLGAVDAAFAAHPGRIAAVITEAAGANAGVLRPRDGFNAALAARTREHGALLILDEVLTGFRVGPAGWWGREAAGLEGGEGATSWTPDLVTFGKVVGGGMPLAAIGGRRDVMELLAPLGPVYQAGTLSGNPLAVAAGLATLRLADDAVYARVDAASGAVQAGLADAFAALGHPVTISRAGSLFSLAFRDGVVRDYDDARDQDGWRYRAFFASMLEQGISLPPSVFEAWFLSAAHDDATIDTILAALPRAARAAVEARPPAV from the coding sequence GTGAACTCGCCCGTGCGCGCCTACGGCTCGGTCGGCGGCACGCCCCGGTTCGTCTCGCGCGCCGCCGGTGCGCACGTCACCGACGTAGCCGGGCGCTCCTACGTCGACCTCGTGTGCTCCTGGGGTCCGGCGCTGCTCGGGCACGCGCACCCCGAGGTGGTCGCGGCGGTGCAGGAGGCGGCCTCGCGCGGGCTCTCCTTCGGGGCGCCGACGCACGGCGAGACCGAGCTGGCCGAGGCGATCGTGGCGCGGCTCGACGTCGGCGGCCGCCGCGCGCTGGAGCGCGTGCGCCTGGTCTCCACCGGCACCGAGGCGACCATGACGGCGATCCGGCTCGCACGCGGCGCGACCGACCGCCCCCTCGTCGTCAAGTTCGCGGGGCACTACCACGGGCACTCCGACGGCCTGCTGGCCGAGGCGGGCTCCGGCGTCGCGACGCAGGGGCTGCCCGGGTCCGCCGGCATCCCGGCGGAGGTGGCGGCGCAGACGCTCGTGCTGCCCTACAACGACCTGGGCGCGGTGGACGCCGCGTTCGCCGCCCACCCCGGGCGGATCGCGGCCGTCATCACCGAGGCGGCCGGCGCGAACGCGGGGGTGCTGCGGCCCCGCGACGGTTTCAACGCCGCGCTGGCCGCGCGGACGCGCGAGCACGGCGCGCTGCTGATCCTCGACGAGGTGCTGACCGGTTTCCGCGTCGGTCCCGCCGGGTGGTGGGGGCGTGAGGCCGCCGGCCTGGAGGGCGGCGAGGGCGCGACGTCGTGGACGCCCGATCTCGTGACGTTCGGCAAGGTCGTCGGTGGCGGGATGCCGCTGGCCGCGATCGGCGGGCGGCGCGACGTGATGGAGCTCCTGGCTCCGCTCGGTCCGGTCTACCAGGCGGGGACGCTCAGCGGGAACCCGCTCGCGGTGGCCGCCGGGCTCGCGACCCTGCGGCTGGCCGACGACGCGGTGTACGCGCGTGTCGACGCCGCCTCGGGCGCCGTGCAGGCGGGGCTCGCCGACGCGTTCGCCGCGCTGGGGCACCCCGTGACGATCTCCCGGGCCGGGAGCCTCTTCTCGCTGGCGTTCCGCGACGGCGTGGTGCGCGACTACGACGACGCGCGCGACCAGGACGGCTGGCGCTACCGGGCGTTCTTCGCCTCGATGCTCGAGCAGGGGATCTCGCTGCCGCCGAGCGTGTTCGAGGCGTGGTTCCTCTCGGCGGCGCACGACGACGCGACGATCGACACGATCCTGGCGGCGCTCCCGCGCGCGGCCCGCGCCGCGGTGGAGGCACGTCCCCCCGCCGTCTGA
- a CDS encoding siderophore-interacting protein, giving the protein MSVATTTDSPAAIAATASTPSTSADRPCHRPYRAVVASVSRVSESFVRVVFTCPRFRWFGTDRLDQRVKLLFPLDDGTLHDLGADGEDEGEPYAWYAAWRELPEHLRSPMRTYTVRAVDPDARTVTVDFACHGDVGPATRWAQRAVAGQELLICGPDSRSETSHLGIDFKPGLAEHLLLAGDETAAPAICAILEQLPATRDVHAFIEVPTDGDVLPLDVPASFNVTWLPRNHDRVGEEVLPAVTRWLDEHPELVQAATAPRVQQLDDVDVDSEILWDSPDPTVPGEFYAWLAGESAVIKTMRRALVSARGIDRRRVAFMGYWRQGQCERSA; this is encoded by the coding sequence ATGTCCGTCGCCACGACGACCGACTCCCCCGCCGCGATCGCTGCAACCGCGAGCACGCCCAGCACGAGCGCCGACCGCCCCTGCCACCGGCCCTACCGCGCGGTGGTCGCATCGGTCTCCCGGGTCTCGGAGAGCTTCGTCCGCGTCGTCTTCACGTGCCCGCGCTTCCGCTGGTTCGGCACCGACCGCCTCGACCAGCGCGTCAAGCTGCTCTTCCCGCTCGACGACGGCACGCTGCACGACCTCGGCGCCGACGGCGAGGACGAGGGCGAGCCCTACGCCTGGTACGCCGCGTGGCGCGAGCTGCCCGAGCACCTCCGCAGCCCCATGCGGACCTACACCGTGCGCGCCGTCGACCCCGATGCGCGCACCGTGACGGTCGACTTCGCGTGCCACGGCGACGTCGGTCCGGCGACCCGGTGGGCCCAGCGCGCCGTCGCCGGCCAGGAGCTGCTCATCTGCGGTCCGGACTCGCGCTCGGAAACCTCCCACCTCGGGATCGACTTCAAGCCGGGCCTCGCCGAGCACCTGCTGCTCGCCGGGGACGAGACCGCCGCTCCCGCGATCTGCGCGATTCTCGAGCAGCTGCCGGCCACGCGCGACGTGCACGCGTTCATCGAGGTCCCGACCGACGGCGACGTCCTCCCGCTGGACGTCCCGGCGTCCTTCAACGTCACCTGGCTCCCCCGCAACCACGACCGCGTCGGCGAGGAGGTGCTGCCCGCCGTCACCCGCTGGCTGGACGAGCACCCCGAGCTTGTGCAGGCGGCGACGGCGCCGCGCGTGCAGCAGCTGGACGACGTCGACGTCGACTCGGAGATCCTGTGGGACTCCCCCGACCCGACCGTCCCGGGCGAGTTCTATGCGTGGCTCGCCGGCGAGTCGGCCGTGATCAAGACGATGCGCCGCGCCCTGGTGAGCGCCCGCGGGATCGACCGGCGCCGCGTGGCTTTCATGGGGTACTGGCGCCAGGGGCAGTGCGAGCGCTCCGCCTGA